The Vibrio gazogenes DNA segment GAACATCAACATAGCGCTGTTTGGTTGCGCATCCATTCTTTGAAAAATGAGTGGACCAGAGGATGGTTTTCTGGGGTTCGAATCCCTCTTCACCGACCACTTTCAGAGCCTCGGTTTTTGTGCCGGGGGCTTTTTGTATCGCTCATCACCTTATTGTCTGCTTTCACCATATACCCACGAAAATAGTACGTTTTTTCGGTTATTAGTTTTTTGAATAAATTCAGTTTCATAGCATTGTGGATATGCGCAATGGGGAGTTTAGTATAATTGACTAGGTTGTCAGGTTATCGAATGTAAAAATTTAGTTAATACAATGATGGTATTAATAGCCAGCGTGAGTGGTTATTTTGGTCTAATATATTGTATGTATGTTTTGTATTGGATGATTCCTATCTATATCCGATGTTTTATTAGCATTTCTATATGTACTTATGTTGCATTGATCTATAAAACTAATTAGTTTTTTATTCTGTATTTTCAATTTTATTTATATTTCAAACTGATGACGATTACATTTCTAGGTCGTGTTTTTTATTTTTTTAAATAAGAATAATGCACAAAAAAAGCATTTTTATTCGATTTTTATCGCGGTTTTTCCGATTATACTGAATTTATATACTATGTTTATTGCTTTTTTTTGAAATTTTTGCACAATGATAAGCTTTGTGAGTAATCAGCAGAATATGCTGATATGAAAGGATTCAACTCTTTCGGCTCGGAATTTACTGCGAGTCAGAGGTCAAATTTGTCATGTCTCTTTTAGAAGTTAAAAATCTTCAAATCGAATATCCGTCACGCCACGGAGTACATGCCGCAGTGAAATCTCTTTCTTTTCAGATTGAGCGCGGAGAAATCGTCGGTGTCGTCGGTGAATCCGGGGCGGGGAAATCAACGGTCGGTAATGCTGTCATTGATCTGCTTAGCCCTCCTGGCGTGATTGCCGGTGGTGAGGTTTATTTAAATGGTGAAAAGATTTCGGGCCTGTCACCGGAGCAGATGAGACGTGTGCGGGGATCGAAAATTGGATTTATTTTTCAGGATCCGATGACATCATTGAATCCGCTCTTTACGGTTGAGCAGCAATTGAAAGAAACGATTCATGCCAACATGAAAGTGACGGATGAAGAAGCCTATCAGCGTGCTCTTGCTCTCATGCAGCAAGTTGGTATTCCTCAACCTGAGAACCGCTTGAAACAATACCCACATCAGTTTTCCGGAGGCATGCGTCAGCGAGTCGTCATTGCCATTGCACTGGCAGGTGAACCGGATTTGATTATTGCTGATGAACCAACCACTGCACTGGATGTTTCGATTCAGGATCAAATATTAAGCCTGATTCGGGAGTTATGTGTACAGAATCAAGTCGGCTGTATGCTTGTCACCCATGATATGGGGGTGGTGTCGAATGTCACCGATCAGGTCGCGGTGATGTATCGTGGTGATCTGGTTGAATTCGGACCGACAGCACAAGTTTTGGGAACACCGCAGCACCCTTATACCAAGAGCCTGATTTCAGCCGTCCCCCGTTCGGATATCAAGCTTGATCGTTTTCCTCTGGTCAGTTACATCGAAGAAGCCAGTGAAATGGAACCGCTGGATATTAAGAATCACTGGCTTGGGCAACGTCAGGATCAGCGTGACTATTCCGGTGCATTATTGAAGGTTGAAGATGTTAACCTGCGTTTTGTGACCAAAGATTCCTTGTTTGAAAGTCGGCGTGAGTATGTGCAAGCTTCAAACCATGTGAGTTTTGATGTGATGGAAGGTGAAACCTTCGGTTTGGTCGGGGAGTCTGGTTCAGGTAAATCAACCATTGCACGCATTATTGCCGGTTTGTATGTACCAAACTCTGGGAAAATAACCTTTGAGGGGATCGATCTCACCGCTCTCACTTCAGAAAAAGCGCGTCGTCCGCTACGTCGTCAGATGCAGATGGTTTTTCAAAATCCGTATACTTCAATGAATCCTCGCATGAAGGTGTTTGATATTATCGCTGAGCCGATCCGGTTTCATCATTTGACTAAAAACGAATCTGAAACGCGTCAGATTGTTTATGACTTGCTGGATCATGTTGGTTTGGGACGAATGGCGGGTATCAAGTATCCGCATGAGTTCTCCGGTGGACAACGCCAACGTATTTCAATCGCGCGGGCTTTGGCGACGCGGCCCCGATTATTGATTTGTGACGAACCCACATCTGCGCTGGATGTTTCGGTTCAGGCACAAATCCTGAATTTGTTGAAAGACTTACAAGCAGAATTGAATTTAACCATGCTCTTTATCAGTCATGATTTACCGGTGATTCGCCAAATGTGCGATCGGGTTGGCGTGATGAAGATGGGAACATTACTGGAAGTTGCACCGACAGAAACGTTGTTTTCTGCACCGCAACATGAATATAGCCGTCAGTTAATCTCTCTGATGCCTGAATTTACAGGGCTGAAAGAAGATATTGCGGCAATGCGTTGATCTTAACCCCAAAAGACAAAAGCAAACACACGAAGGGATGAAATTCCCGCATAAGGAGTTATGCAATGAAAATGATAAAAACGAAACTAGCTGTAGCATTGATGGCTGTTGGACTGAGTTTTTCAGCCGCTGCTGCCGATATTACAATTGCTTATGCAGCTGATCCGGTGTCTATGGATCCTCAGGAACAGTTGTCTGAAGCGACCTTACAATTGTCTCACATGGTGTTCGATCCCCTTGTTCGCTATACCCAGTCTAAAGAGTTTGAACCCCGTCTGGCGACAAGTTGGGAACGCATCAATGACACCACCATGCGCTTCCATTTGCGTCATGGTGTGAAATTCCACACCGGTAACCCTTTTTCCGCGGATGATATTATCTGGACGTTCAATCGTCTGAAATCGTCAGGGGATTATAAAGGGATCTTTGCTTCAATCGATAAAGCCGTCAAAGTTGATGATTATACCGTTGATCTGGTGACCAAAGGCCCTTACCCACTGATTCTGCAAAATGCGACTTATATTTTCGCGATGGATAGCAAGTTCTATTCAGGCAAAACCAAAGATGGCAAAGACAAATCAGAAATTATCAAGCACGGTAATTCTTTCGCCTCCACGCATGAATCGGGTACGGGGCCATTTGTTGTTACCTACCGCGAGCAAGGCGTAAAAGTTGAGTTTGAACGGTTCAAGGATTACTGGGATAAAGATTCAAAAGGCAACGTTGATCACCTCACATGGGTCCCAATCAAAGAAGATGCAACGCGTGTTGCTGCCCTGTTGTCCGGCGATGTTGACATGATTGCACCGGTTGCACCCAATGATCTGGATCGAATTGATGAAGCGAAAGGCATTGATTTGGTGACAATTTCCGGTGAACGGATTATCACTTTCCAGATGAATGAGAAAAGTCAGCCGGCCTTTAAAGACAAGCGTGTGCGTGAAGCAGTGACTTATGCCGTCAATAATACCGGGATTGTGAAAAAAATCATGAAGGGTTTTGCGACCACCGCAGCACAACAGAGCCCGGTGGGGTATGCGGGTCACGACCCAGATCTGAAACCACGTTATGACCTGAAAAAAGCCAAAGCGCTGATGAAAGAAGCCGGATATGAAAAAGGCTTTACCATCTCGATGATTGCACCGAATAACCGTTATGTGAATGATGCAAAAATTGCACAAGCAGTTGCTTCAATGTTGTCTAAAATCGGTATCAAAGTCGATCTGAAAACCATGCCAAAAGCACAATACTGGCCAGAGTTTGATAAATGTGCCGCAGATATGCTGATGATTGGTTGGGCTTCAGATACACAGGATTCAGGCAACTTTTCTGAATACCTGACAATGACACGCAATTCTGATACGGGTAAAGGCCAGTATAACTGTGGCTATTATTCGAACCCAGAAGTTGATCGTCTGGTCGAAGCATCCAATGTTGAAACGGATTCAGCCAAGCGTTCAACGATGCTAAAAGAAGTTGAAGCGAAACTGTATCACGATGCCGCATTTGTACCGCTACACTGGCAAAACCTTGCCTGGGGCGCTAAATCCAATGTGGATATCAAACCTGTTGTGAACTCGATGAATTACCCTTACTTGGGTGATCTAGTCGTTAAAGAGTAACAATACCTGCTTAGCCAGCTTGATATCTTGTTGATCGATAAATTGTGTTGATCGATTGATTGTGATTGAGTGCTGGCTTGTATTTGTTTTCCTGTTATTACGGTGCTTATTTCATTCAGTCGGATAAGCACCTTTTTCAGACTGAACTCTCGTTAAAGTCATTTGGCTTGTAGCGAGGTCACAGATAGCCAAGGGGCAATATATGTTCTCTTTCCTGCTCAAGCGTCTGGTTCAGGCGTTTGTCGTTATGTTTGTCATTAGCTTAGTCGCTTTTGCCATTCAGGATAATTTAGGTGATCCATTGCGTGAGCTGGTGGGTCAGTCCGTATCAGAAGCACAGCGACAGGTTCTTCGTGATGAAATGGGGCTCAATGACCCATTTATGGTGAAGTATGTCCGGTTTATCAAAGCGGCATCTCACGGTGATCTTGGGACGTCATATTTCTTTAAGCGTCCAGCACTGGATGTGATTTTGGAAAAGCTGGTCGCAACACTGGAGTTGGTGTTTGGTGCTGCCGCAATTATTATTTGCCTGTCGATTCCTCTTGGTGTTTATTCAGCGATCCATCCGAAAAGTTTTTTTTCCAAGCTGATTATGGCGGGTAGTAGTATCGGTATTTCGATTCCTGTTTTTCTGACCGCAATTATGTTGATGTATATTTTTTCGATTGAATTGGGGTGGTTGCCTTCTTATGGTCGGGGTGACACAGCCAATGTTTTGGGATGGGAGTCAGGCTTCTTTACACTCGATGGTTTAGCACACCTGATTCTACCGTGTGTCTCACTGGCATCGATAATGTTGCCATTGTTCATTCGTCTGGTTCGCTCGGAAATGCTGGAAGTTCTGAGTTCGGAATACATTAAGTTTGCTAAAGCAAAAGGATTGGCATTACGTAAGATTTACTATCGTCATGCTCTGAAAAATACCATGTTACCGGTATTGACGGTTGGTGGGGTACAGCTCGGCACGATGGTCGCTTATACCATCCTGACCGAGACGGTTTTTCAATGGCCGGGGACTGGCTTTCTGTTTCTGGAAGCTATCAATCGGGTCGATACACCATTGATTACCGCTTATGTTATTTTTGTCGGTCTCATTTTCGTGGTGACGAATACCATTGTCGATCTGCTCTATGGATTGATTAACCCGACCGTAAACCTCACCGGAAAAGGAGCATGATGATGAAAGAGGCCGTATCTGCCCCGTCTCTCTGGGAGCGCTTTAAAAAATCGGATTTTCTCTACTATTTTTCTCATGACAAAGTCGCGATGTTCAGCTTTGCTGTTTTTCTCACTTTTGTTGTGGTTTCTCTGTTGGCACCCGTGATTGCCCCGACTAATCCTTATGATCTGACGTCGTTGGATATTATGGATTCGGAAATCCCACCGGCATGGATGCCCGACGGGGATAGTCGTTTCTTACTTGGTACCGATGATCAGGGTCGCGATATTCTCTCGACGATGTTATATGGTTCTCGACTCTCCTTGACTATCGGTTTTTTGGCGGTGGCACTACAACTGTTTCTCGGCATTATCATCGGCCTTTCATCCGGGTATTTCGGTGGCCGGATAGATAGCTTTTTGATGCGTTTTGCCGATGTGCAGTTATCTTTTTCAACCATGATGGTTGCAATCATTGTTTCGGCAATTTTTAAGGCAAGTTTCGGGAGTGAGTTCTATAGTGAATATGCGGTGATTATGCTGGTTGTTATCATCGGTATTGCCGAATGGCCACAATACGCAAGAACGATTCGTGCTTCTGTACTTGCCGAGAAGAAAAAAGAGTATGTTGAAGCAGCCCGCGTGATGGGATTTAAATCACTGCGAATCATGTTCCGTCACATCCTGCCCAATTGCTTATCCCCGATTTTGGTGATTTCAACGGTTCAGGTTGCCAATGCGATCATGTCTGAAGCGGCACTTTCTTTCCTCGGTCTTGGATTGCCGGTTGACCAACCATCGCTTGGCTCGCTGATTAGTATCGGTTTTAATTATATTTTCTCCGGTTCATGGTGGATTACAGCATTCCCCGGCGTTGTGTTGGTTCTGTTGGTTCTGGTGATTAACCTGCTTGGTGACTGGCTCCGGGATGTTTTTAATCCTAAAATTTATAAAGGATGATGAAAGTCTATTGATTTATCGATGAAAGTTTTCCTAAACTGAGCCGTATAATAAAAAGATACGGCTCTTTTTTTGCATGTTTCTTCGTATCGTATTGGAGCAAGGTTGTGATCGATTGATTATTTGACAACTTAAAATAATGAAAGGATTTTGTTGTGAACGTGATGATAAAGGTCACCAGAAATATCCTGATGGGTTCTGCCTTATTTTCTTGTATTTTTGGGGCTCATTGGGTAAACGCACAAGAAGAATTTCTTTGTGATGCGACACAGGCATCTACACAAGAGCTTCCCACATTAGACAAAAATTGTCCGGTAGGCGAAGGCCTATGGGGAAAAAGCCGACCTCGGAGTCAGAACTCAATGTTCTGGATTCAGTGTGGTATTTTTAGTCAGCCGATGCCGTTAGCTGATGCAAAGATACTTTATCGACAAATTTCTACGGATGTCTGGATGAAACCCGGTGCCAATCAATATCGTTGCTTGATCGGCCCGTATAATGATATTCGCAAAGCCAGACAGGAACTCAAGAAAGTTCGTCGGTTGAAAGCATATCACGAAGCATTTATCCGGGAGGTTCGTAAACCGCAACAAGGAGCGGCGAGAACCTCCACATCATCGAAATCTGCTGTGGCTCAACAGCGCGCGAGTCAGCCTCGTGCCGCCCGACAGCCATCTACATCGCCTCAGCCACCTCAAGCGGCCAAAACGCCAACGGCACCGGTGGCAAATCAGGCAGCAACAGCCCCGAAGGCTCGCGTTCCCAAAGCAAAAGACGTGGTTATCCGTAAGCAAACGGTCATTGCCGGGGTAACATATGTGATTCCTTTTCTGGGGGTGAAAGCATCCCAGTTTTATATGGAATATGAAATTCCTTGGAACCGGTTGAGCTATGAACAAGCCTATGCGACCTGTCAAAAAATTGGCATGAAAATGGCGACGGAGAGTCAGTGGAAACAACTGTTGGCATCTCAAGTGATGAACCGGGAGCAGTGGCCTCTTTACCTGCCTTATTGGGGACGTGACAAGAAAGGGATGTTCACCAACGGCAAAGTCAGCCAGTTGAAAGGCTCATCGCTGCTGAATGTGGTGTGCGTCCAATAAGATTATCATCTCGGCCATTCACAACACCTTTTAAGTGGCAATTTTAAGTACCAATGATTTCAATTTTCAATGATGATGAACATCAAAGAAGATGATATTTCCTATCAAATGATAATGAATATTATTTATTTTTTTTACTAATCGGGTAAAATCCACTTTTTGCTATCCCTGTTTGTAAAGGAATTCATTCATGCTTAAAAGGTTTATGACGCTTTTTTTGATTTTATTTGTGCCTCAGGTTGTTGCTCAGGTGACAACGGTGACCGACGTATTAGGTCGTCAGGTCACTCTTGATCTACCAGCTAAACGTGTCGTGCTCGGTTTTTATGGCGAAGACTATATGGCCATCGGTACGGAAAAGTCATTTGATCATGTGGTAGGAATGTCAAAAGGGATTTGGGAGCAGTGGCGCCCAGCGAACTGGGCGATGTATGTTGCGCATCGACCATCACTGGAAACCTTACCTGATGTCGGTAAAGTGGATACTCAGACATTCTCTGTCGAAAAAGTGATTAGTTTGCACCCTGATTTGTTGGTATTGGCTGAGTGGCAATACAAAGGCCTAGGCAGTGATGTGGGCCGTATGGAACAAGCGGGAATCCCGGTGATTGTGATTGATTACAACGCGCAAACGCTTGAGCGGCATATTGAAAGCACGTTAATTATCGGCCAGATCACCGGTCAGGAAGCGCGCGCACAGAAAATTGCAACTGAATACAAAAACATGATTCAGTTGGTGAAAGATCGTCTGGCGAAGGCCAATCGACCCAAACCAACCATCTATGCTGAGTTTGGTTTTCCGGGAACGAAAGAATATGGTTACACTTTCGGCAAAAATATGTGGGGTGCGATGGCCGAAGTTGCCGGGGGAGAAAACATCTCCAAGCCGTTTGTTGAATGGTGGGGACATTTGAATCCTGAGCAAGTTTTAGCCGCTCAGCCAGATGTTATACTGCTCACCGGTTATGAATTTGGTGGCGCTGATGATTCCATGATTATTGGTCAGAATGTTGATCGTGCGACAGCATTGGCCCGTTTGAAAGGGTACAAGCACCGTTTAGGTTGGGAGAGCCTGCCAGCGGTCAAGAATAACCGTATGATTGGCATCTATCACGGTGCTTCGCGCAGTATTATGGATGCACCAATGACACAGTATATTGCCAAAGCATTGTATCCGGATCTGTTTGCTGATCTGGATCCTGAAGCGGAATACCTCAACTTCTATAAGAAGTATCTGCCAGTGACACCAACAGGCACTTTTGCCGTTTCTCTGTAGTTCTTCTCCAATGAATAAAGCCGCTGGTTCACAGCGGCTTTTTATCGAATCTACCAAGTATCTAAATCGGCTTCGTTCATTAGAACTGACTCAGCTTATCGAAACAGACTCAGCTCACCGAAACAGATCAAGTCCCTTCGGCAGTCGCTGCTTTCATGGTGTTCACGACTTTATTCCGTTCTGAAATGACAATCAGTAATCGCTGCAATCCGATGAAGGCGAATAGCAAAATACCGATAATAATTTTGGTCCACCATGAGCTCAGTGTACCATCGAAGGTAATGTACGTCTGAATTAACCCTTGAATGAGCACCCCGAACAGAGAACCGAACACGGTTCCGACACCACCGGAAAGTAGTGTTCCTCCGATTACAACCGCAGCAATGGCATCCAGTTCGACCCCGACAGCAGCCAGCGGATAACCGGCAGAGGTGTAAATCGAAAATACAATCCCGGCCGTTGTCGCCAATAAGGTGGACAGCATGTAAATACCGATGGTGGTTTGCTTGACGGCAACACCCATCAATCCAGCGGAAACTGCATTCCCCCCAATGGCATACACATTATTACCAAAGCGAGTGCGATGAGCGACGAAAATACCGATAATCACCACGGCCAGCATAATGACTGCCAGCAAACTCAGGCGTCCGCCTCCGGCAATTTTCCACATACTGCGGGACAGCTCCCGGAAAAAGGGGTGAGTGATTGGCAGCGACTGTTCTGATATCAGGAAGCTGGTTCCCCGCAAGAAGAACATCCCGGCCAGCGTAATGATGAAAGGCGGGATTTTTAAGGTGTGAATTAACCACCCCATCCCGGCACCAAATGCACTGCCCATGATGAGAACAATCACGATGGCCAATTGTGGCGCAACCTGCCAGTCACCAATCATTTTCGCCAGAAAAACACCGGTAAACGCAATCACGGCACCAACGGACAAATCAATCCCACCGGAGAGTATGACAAAGGTCATACCAACCGCGACGATACCCAAAAAGGCATTGTCTGTCAGAATATTACAAATCACCCGGGTTGATGCAAAAGCCGGAAACTCAACCAAGCAAATCAGGTAGCCAATGATAAATACCAGAATGGTAATAACGAGCGGTAAATTACGCTTTATCATGTCGGCGTCCTCCTTTGAGCAGTTGCACCACGGCCGGAGATTGCATGATCAGCACCAACAAGACCACAATCGCTTTGACGATTTGATTCCATTGGGGCTGATAGCCGGAAAGCAGAATCCCAGTATTTACGCCTTGAATGATCAGTGCGCCCACAAGCGCAATAAAGAGATTGAAACGTCCTCCGGCAAGGGAGGTGCCCCCGATGACTACCGCGAGAATCGCATCCATTTCCAGCCATAACCCGGCATTGTTGGCATCCGCACCACGGATATCAGCCGCGACGATCATACCGGCAACCGCAGCCGTAATCCCACTGATCACGTAAGTTGAAATCACCACTGTTGGTGCATTAATACCGGCATTTTTAGCGGCTCGGATATTAATCCCGACGGACTCAATAAACAGACCTAATGCTGTTTTCTGAGTCAGCAGCCAGATTGCTGCTGCAACCACAATCGTGATGACCACTGGTGCTGGTAGATACAAGAAAGAACCACTTCCGATCCAAGCTAACGTTTCATTATTGAATGTCACGATTTGCCCTTCGGTAATCAGCTGGGCAATGCCTCGTCCGGCAACCATCAGGATCAGCGTGGCAACGATCGGTTGTATTTTGAAAACCGCGACCAGAAAGCCGTTCCACAAGCCACACAAAGCACCGGCCAGTAATGAGACCAGAATAATGACTGCAATCGGATAGCCCTGAGTTGCCAGACTGGCAAATGTTGCACCACTGATCGCCATCACGGCACCGACGGACAAATCGATCCCGCCGGTGGCAATCACCAACGTCATGCCAATGGTTAATAGTGCCACTGGTGAGCAACGGTTGAGGATATCAATCACGCTACCGAACAGTCGGCCATCTTGTATATTAATAGAAAAGAAGTTGTCTGCCGCGAGGCTATTGATCAATAGCACACAGATGAGGGCTGCGATCTGCGGCGTGCCTTTGGGTAATCTCTGCTGCCAGCCCGAGCTAAAATGAGCCCGTAAACTTGATGTATCCATAATGCGCCTCACATAGCAATCGCTTGCATGATATTGGGAACCGACAGATTTTCCGCTGGAATTTCTGCCACCTGTTTTCGATCTCTGAGCACAATCACCCGATCCGCGTAACCAACCAGCTCTTCTAGCTCTGAAGAGATGACCAGCAAGCCCAGTCCGTTAGCACACAAGGACTCAATCAGACGAATGATTTCCGCGTGTGCACCTACATCAATCCCTCGGGTTGGTTCATCGAGAATCAGAAACTTCGGCTTGGTTAATAACCACCGAGCCAGTAGCACTTTTTGCTGATTACCTCCCGATAAGAATTCGATCGGTTGTTCCATACTTGGGGTTTTGATTGATAACTGGCTGATAAAACGTTTTGACGCTTCTTCTTGTTCCGAGCGGGACAAGGGGCGGAACCAGCCGCGTTGAGCCTGAAGTGCCAGAATGATATTTTCACGCACCGATGCAGATGCAATGATACCGTCCGTTTTTCGGTCTTCGGGGCAAAAGCCGAATCCCAAAGAGGAGGCTTGTCTGGCGGAGCGAATTTTGATCGGCTTGCTTTTGATATAACTCTCACCGCTATCATTGGGCTCAATCCCGAAAATGACTTGTGCGGTTTCGGTTCTGCCTGAGCCAAGCAGTCCGGCTAAACCGACAATTTCACCGGGATAGATTTCCAGATCAAACGGCTCAATGGTGCCTTTTTTACCGAACTGAACAAATTTCGCAATAGGACTGTCACTGAGACGGGTTTTACCCACTCTTTCCAGAGCGTTGTCTTCGAGCTCACGGCCGAGCATCATTTTAATCAACTCGATACGGGGGAGTTTGGCTGTTTCCTCGGAACCGACCAACTCGCCATTTCTTAAAATCGTAATACGATCACTGACGGCATAGACCTGATCTAAAAAGTGCGTAATAAAGACGAGGCTAATCCCTTGGTCGCGTAAATCACGCATGATGCCGTACAGCATTTCCACTTCATTACTGTCCAGACTGGCGGTTGGCTCGTCGAGGATCAGAATTTTTGCAGAAAGTGACACGGCTCTCGCGATAGCGATAACTTGCTGAATCGCGACAGAAAAATGATTGAGCGGCTGAGTGACATCGATATTAAGGTTGTACTGTGTAACTATCTCCCGAGCCTTTGTCTGCATCGTTTTGCGATCTACTAACCCAAATTTTTTCGGTTCGTGACCAATGAACAGGTTATCCATAATGGACATATTCGGGAGCAGGTTGACCTCTTGATACACGGTACCGATTCCCAGCGCTTGCGCGTCAGCGGTACTTTGGGGATTGATGGGATTCCCCTCTAACAAAATGTCACCGCTGTCGCGCTGATAAACCCCAGTCAGCGACTTAATTAATGTGGACTTTCCTGCACCGTTTTCGCCAAGCAATGCCATGATTTCACCCTTTCTCAGCGTAAAATCAACGTTATTCAGGGCTCGTACTCCGGGAAAATATTTGCAAATCCCTTTGGCATGTAAAACGATGTCATTATTGTTTTCCAATGACATAATCACTCCAATTCTGGCT contains these protein-coding regions:
- a CDS encoding dipeptide ABC transporter ATP-binding protein is translated as MSLLEVKNLQIEYPSRHGVHAAVKSLSFQIERGEIVGVVGESGAGKSTVGNAVIDLLSPPGVIAGGEVYLNGEKISGLSPEQMRRVRGSKIGFIFQDPMTSLNPLFTVEQQLKETIHANMKVTDEEAYQRALALMQQVGIPQPENRLKQYPHQFSGGMRQRVVIAIALAGEPDLIIADEPTTALDVSIQDQILSLIRELCVQNQVGCMLVTHDMGVVSNVTDQVAVMYRGDLVEFGPTAQVLGTPQHPYTKSLISAVPRSDIKLDRFPLVSYIEEASEMEPLDIKNHWLGQRQDQRDYSGALLKVEDVNLRFVTKDSLFESRREYVQASNHVSFDVMEGETFGLVGESGSGKSTIARIIAGLYVPNSGKITFEGIDLTALTSEKARRPLRRQMQMVFQNPYTSMNPRMKVFDIIAEPIRFHHLTKNESETRQIVYDLLDHVGLGRMAGIKYPHEFSGGQRQRISIARALATRPRLLICDEPTSALDVSVQAQILNLLKDLQAELNLTMLFISHDLPVIRQMCDRVGVMKMGTLLEVAPTETLFSAPQHEYSRQLISLMPEFTGLKEDIAAMR
- a CDS encoding ABC transporter substrate-binding protein; the encoded protein is MKMIKTKLAVALMAVGLSFSAAAADITIAYAADPVSMDPQEQLSEATLQLSHMVFDPLVRYTQSKEFEPRLATSWERINDTTMRFHLRHGVKFHTGNPFSADDIIWTFNRLKSSGDYKGIFASIDKAVKVDDYTVDLVTKGPYPLILQNATYIFAMDSKFYSGKTKDGKDKSEIIKHGNSFASTHESGTGPFVVTYREQGVKVEFERFKDYWDKDSKGNVDHLTWVPIKEDATRVAALLSGDVDMIAPVAPNDLDRIDEAKGIDLVTISGERIITFQMNEKSQPAFKDKRVREAVTYAVNNTGIVKKIMKGFATTAAQQSPVGYAGHDPDLKPRYDLKKAKALMKEAGYEKGFTISMIAPNNRYVNDAKIAQAVASMLSKIGIKVDLKTMPKAQYWPEFDKCAADMLMIGWASDTQDSGNFSEYLTMTRNSDTGKGQYNCGYYSNPEVDRLVEASNVETDSAKRSTMLKEVEAKLYHDAAFVPLHWQNLAWGAKSNVDIKPVVNSMNYPYLGDLVVKE
- a CDS encoding ABC transporter permease codes for the protein MFSFLLKRLVQAFVVMFVISLVAFAIQDNLGDPLRELVGQSVSEAQRQVLRDEMGLNDPFMVKYVRFIKAASHGDLGTSYFFKRPALDVILEKLVATLELVFGAAAIIICLSIPLGVYSAIHPKSFFSKLIMAGSSIGISIPVFLTAIMLMYIFSIELGWLPSYGRGDTANVLGWESGFFTLDGLAHLILPCVSLASIMLPLFIRLVRSEMLEVLSSEYIKFAKAKGLALRKIYYRHALKNTMLPVLTVGGVQLGTMVAYTILTETVFQWPGTGFLFLEAINRVDTPLITAYVIFVGLIFVVTNTIVDLLYGLINPTVNLTGKGA
- a CDS encoding ABC transporter permease, with amino-acid sequence MKEAVSAPSLWERFKKSDFLYYFSHDKVAMFSFAVFLTFVVVSLLAPVIAPTNPYDLTSLDIMDSEIPPAWMPDGDSRFLLGTDDQGRDILSTMLYGSRLSLTIGFLAVALQLFLGIIIGLSSGYFGGRIDSFLMRFADVQLSFSTMMVAIIVSAIFKASFGSEFYSEYAVIMLVVIIGIAEWPQYARTIRASVLAEKKKEYVEAARVMGFKSLRIMFRHILPNCLSPILVISTVQVANAIMSEAALSFLGLGLPVDQPSLGSLISIGFNYIFSGSWWITAFPGVVLVLLVLVINLLGDWLRDVFNPKIYKG
- a CDS encoding SPOR domain-containing protein, translating into MIKVTRNILMGSALFSCIFGAHWVNAQEEFLCDATQASTQELPTLDKNCPVGEGLWGKSRPRSQNSMFWIQCGIFSQPMPLADAKILYRQISTDVWMKPGANQYRCLIGPYNDIRKARQELKKVRRLKAYHEAFIREVRKPQQGAARTSTSSKSAVAQQRASQPRAARQPSTSPQPPQAAKTPTAPVANQAATAPKARVPKAKDVVIRKQTVIAGVTYVIPFLGVKASQFYMEYEIPWNRLSYEQAYATCQKIGMKMATESQWKQLLASQVMNREQWPLYLPYWGRDKKGMFTNGKVSQLKGSSLLNVVCVQ
- a CDS encoding ABC transporter substrate-binding protein; the encoded protein is MLKRFMTLFLILFVPQVVAQVTTVTDVLGRQVTLDLPAKRVVLGFYGEDYMAIGTEKSFDHVVGMSKGIWEQWRPANWAMYVAHRPSLETLPDVGKVDTQTFSVEKVISLHPDLLVLAEWQYKGLGSDVGRMEQAGIPVIVIDYNAQTLERHIESTLIIGQITGQEARAQKIATEYKNMIQLVKDRLAKANRPKPTIYAEFGFPGTKEYGYTFGKNMWGAMAEVAGGENISKPFVEWWGHLNPEQVLAAQPDVILLTGYEFGGADDSMIIGQNVDRATALARLKGYKHRLGWESLPAVKNNRMIGIYHGASRSIMDAPMTQYIAKALYPDLFADLDPEAEYLNFYKKYLPVTPTGTFAVSL
- the yjfF gene encoding galactofuranose ABC transporter, permease protein YjfF; translation: MIKRNLPLVITILVFIIGYLICLVEFPAFASTRVICNILTDNAFLGIVAVGMTFVILSGGIDLSVGAVIAFTGVFLAKMIGDWQVAPQLAIVIVLIMGSAFGAGMGWLIHTLKIPPFIITLAGMFFLRGTSFLISEQSLPITHPFFRELSRSMWKIAGGGRLSLLAVIMLAVVIIGIFVAHRTRFGNNVYAIGGNAVSAGLMGVAVKQTTIGIYMLSTLLATTAGIVFSIYTSAGYPLAAVGVELDAIAAVVIGGTLLSGGVGTVFGSLFGVLIQGLIQTYITFDGTLSSWWTKIIIGILLFAFIGLQRLLIVISERNKVVNTMKAATAEGT
- the ytfT gene encoding galactofuranose ABC transporter, ATP-binding protein YtfT — encoded protein: MDTSSLRAHFSSGWQQRLPKGTPQIAALICVLLINSLAADNFFSINIQDGRLFGSVIDILNRCSPVALLTIGMTLVIATGGIDLSVGAVMAISGATFASLATQGYPIAVIILVSLLAGALCGLWNGFLVAVFKIQPIVATLILMVAGRGIAQLITEGQIVTFNNETLAWIGSGSFLYLPAPVVITIVVAAAIWLLTQKTALGLFIESVGINIRAAKNAGINAPTVVISTYVISGITAAVAGMIVAADIRGADANNAGLWLEMDAILAVVIGGTSLAGGRFNLFIALVGALIIQGVNTGILLSGYQPQWNQIVKAIVVLLVLIMQSPAVVQLLKGGRRHDKA